In Mastigocladopsis repens PCC 10914, a single window of DNA contains:
- a CDS encoding metallophosphoesterase family protein, producing the protein MKFIFDPPISVKIQKMKERVRWRHPSIVQRRIDQTSMVIDDGNSDNPEFSFMVIGDSGTTEHHGHHPQRQIAELMLAHHEECRFVVHTGDVIYVVGSHEYYPTNFIEPYREFLVGGENPKRISYERMVFNLPILPVPGNHDYYDVPLMYRLLAGTTLPLRRFFRYKDIEIGWHGSYQGDAYARAFLDYMAVIAPSKQLEHHLDNHYTAKTDRGRCLRYEPGRFTRLPNRYYTFRYGGIDFFALDSNTFNAPLPLPATKEGEDERRELVHRRHEIEQEEMQILEVCDRLNPDIAEEAEQLDALKAKLYQIDEVKIDIEKQLESHEAPAVDFEQLNWLKQRLIESWNTEQVRGRIIYFHHPPYVTEATKWYQAQTLAVRRRLRWVLDEVADTLGSLTQGRPMVDLILNGHAHCLEHLRTVDTGHADSFINCIISGGSGHYPRRQRKEGSELMETFEDIPRSPSRKVADSLLFFGRNGYDEQKRLPYSFVRIDVQDGLPPKFIVRPFVTERFQGQWCDLQLEPFVI; encoded by the coding sequence ATGAAATTCATATTTGACCCACCGATTTCTGTGAAAATCCAAAAAATGAAGGAACGGGTACGGTGGCGACATCCGAGTATTGTCCAACGGAGGATTGACCAAACCAGCATGGTTATAGATGATGGCAACTCGGATAATCCAGAATTCTCCTTCATGGTTATAGGTGATAGTGGCACTACGGAACATCACGGACACCACCCCCAACGGCAAATTGCTGAATTGATGCTTGCTCACCACGAGGAGTGCCGTTTTGTCGTCCACACCGGCGATGTGATTTATGTGGTGGGTTCTCATGAGTATTATCCGACCAACTTTATTGAACCTTACCGTGAGTTTCTTGTGGGTGGCGAAAACCCCAAACGCATTTCCTACGAGCGCATGGTGTTTAACTTGCCAATTCTGCCAGTGCCTGGTAATCATGATTACTATGATGTACCGTTGATGTACCGTTTGCTCGCGGGAACCACGCTGCCACTGCGCCGTTTCTTCCGCTACAAAGATATCGAGATTGGCTGGCATGGATCTTACCAGGGTGACGCCTATGCACGAGCGTTTCTTGACTACATGGCTGTCATCGCTCCTAGTAAACAGTTAGAACATCACCTAGACAACCATTATACTGCTAAGACAGATAGAGGACGCTGTTTGCGTTATGAACCCGGACGTTTCACCCGCTTACCCAACCGCTATTACACTTTCCGTTACGGTGGGATTGACTTTTTCGCCCTCGACTCCAATACCTTTAATGCACCATTACCGCTTCCTGCGACGAAAGAAGGAGAAGACGAACGTCGCGAATTGGTTCATCGTCGGCATGAAATAGAACAAGAGGAGATGCAAATTCTGGAAGTATGCGATCGCCTCAACCCTGATATTGCCGAAGAAGCTGAACAACTCGACGCCCTCAAAGCTAAGTTATACCAAATTGACGAGGTAAAAATCGATATTGAAAAACAGCTTGAATCCCATGAAGCGCCAGCTGTAGACTTTGAACAACTTAATTGGCTCAAGCAAAGACTCATCGAATCTTGGAATACCGAGCAAGTACGCGGACGTATTATTTATTTCCATCATCCTCCTTACGTTACCGAGGCGACCAAGTGGTATCAAGCGCAAACATTGGCAGTTCGCCGCCGTCTGCGTTGGGTCTTGGATGAAGTCGCAGACACCCTTGGTTCCCTCACTCAGGGGCGTCCAATGGTCGATTTGATTTTGAATGGTCACGCGCACTGTCTAGAACATCTCCGTACTGTAGACACTGGACACGCTGACTCGTTTATCAACTGCATTATCTCTGGTGGTAGCGGTCATTACCCCCGTCGTCAGCGAAAGGAGGGATCAGAATTGATGGAGACTTTTGAGGATATTCCACGTAGTCCTAGCCGTAAAGTTGCTGATTCATTACTTTTTTTTGGTCGCAATGGATACGATGAGCAAAAGCGTCTTCCCTACTCATTTGTGCGAATTGATGTTCAAGACGGTCTCCCACCTAAGTTTATTGTGAGACCGTTTGTCACCGAACGCTTTCAGGGACAGTGGTGCGATCTCCAGCTAGAACCATTTGTGATTTAA
- a CDS encoding class I SAM-dependent methyltransferase, whose protein sequence is MNRKQKYNFLHLAAIVLVMLYYLLLNPGTASAASPSSTVYEQRLIHNPDGIGKFYMGREIAKVMGHTGALWLERPSREAEEQPSKVMNALNFNPNDVVADIGAGTGYMSFRIAPLLPAGKVLAVDIQPEMLDIIEFLNKENNITNVEPILATLTNPNLPPESVDLALMVDAYHEFEYPREVMKGIFRALKPGARVVLVEYRGENPFIMIKALHKMTQRQVRKEMQAVGLVWRETKNFLPQQHLMVFEKPQA, encoded by the coding sequence ATGAACCGTAAACAAAAATATAACTTTTTACATCTCGCCGCAATTGTCCTAGTGATGCTGTACTACTTGCTACTTAACCCTGGTACAGCAAGCGCAGCTTCTCCATCTTCCACTGTTTACGAACAACGACTGATTCATAATCCAGATGGTATTGGTAAATTTTACATGGGTCGAGAAATAGCCAAAGTCATGGGTCACACAGGAGCATTGTGGCTAGAACGACCAAGTCGAGAGGCTGAAGAACAACCAAGCAAGGTGATGAACGCCCTTAATTTCAATCCTAACGATGTTGTTGCGGATATCGGCGCTGGTACGGGATACATGAGCTTTCGCATTGCTCCCCTACTACCAGCAGGAAAAGTATTGGCTGTGGATATTCAGCCAGAAATGTTAGATATTATTGAGTTTTTGAACAAAGAGAACAATATCACCAATGTTGAGCCTATTTTGGCAACTTTGACTAATCCCAATTTACCACCAGAAAGTGTTGACTTGGCTTTGATGGTGGATGCGTATCACGAATTTGAGTATCCACGAGAGGTGATGAAAGGGATTTTTCGGGCGCTTAAACCAGGTGCTAGGGTAGTGCTGGTTGAATACCGGGGTGAAAATCCCTTTATTATGATTAAAGCTCTACACAAGATGACTCAGAGGCAAGTACGAAAAGAAATGCAAGCTGTTGGTTTGGTTTGGCGTGAAACCAAAAACTTTTTACCACAGCAGCATTTGATGGTGTTTGAAAAACCTCAAGCTTAA
- a CDS encoding VOC family protein — translation MLTSPQSLKTVLAVGDLRRVHHIALNVHDMQASRHFYGTILGLHELTGDEVPATLVDLVAQGKVANFVTPDGTILDLFWEPDLSPPDPNPERTFTRAYHLAFDIAPELFEQAVEVLRQNHFAIAHGPVTRPTGRGVYFYDPDGFMIEIRCDPKG, via the coding sequence ATGCTAACAAGTCCCCAATCCCTGAAAACTGTCCTTGCTGTGGGCGACCTCCGAAGAGTGCATCACATAGCCCTCAACGTCCATGATATGCAAGCCTCTCGTCACTTCTACGGTACTATTTTGGGTTTGCATGAACTGACTGGTGATGAAGTTCCCGCAACCCTTGTAGACTTAGTAGCACAGGGTAAAGTCGCTAACTTCGTCACCCCTGATGGCACAATCCTCGATTTATTTTGGGAACCAGACTTATCACCGCCAGACCCAAACCCGGAACGCACCTTTACCAGAGCATATCACTTGGCTTTTGACATTGCTCCTGAGTTGTTTGAGCAAGCCGTTGAAGTCCTAAGACAAAATCACTTTGCGATCGCCCACGGACCCGTTACCCGTCCCACTGGTAGAGGCGTGTACTTCTACGACCCCGATGGCTTTATGATTGAGATTCGTTGCGACCCCAAAGGGTAA
- a CDS encoding YtxH domain-containing protein has protein sequence MSYNKQPIDQHHKYADRIIEQRKAPRGGMGIGGGLVGAAIGGLLGRRVGGVSGAVMGAVAGALVGKGTAERVNRTVDSLVDAAKSVAETVNHNVNGVGNALKDTVEEVKPSVVGLVKAVQDTVEEAKPSVVGVVKAVQDTVEEAKPSVVGVVKAVKDTVDEVNPSVVGAAKNVAEAVNYNVISVGNALKDTIDEVKQSVIGVEETLKDTDEPVKPFGNHNHNIHQEQLVTEHPLSNDVISSLSNSPQYEDSTPLTVSLPAPPPPTPPLATHTGGDFFIQELGVEFPQNSNSPNEPDSSEQVAQGFNDLQQSKTFQEIDIKELKSFQDIDIKDIEEDNIQHKEKEFEQSQSEKSQQLRKQNIKLKTDKIPKVTGIILGVSIITLMGVALGFNPKQNPLVIKSSASSQSLSAIPETTPETTPERSLKTMTDGWIFIGNVNQASNSLLLGKPLIKSSQSTDSSIVPSVGSIVTVTVKPGVTLRDNKPQAPRFSHQKQKALAILKPQEKLKILKVEFVTDPSTTQPPTRVWAKVHKCGSACL, from the coding sequence ATGAGTTATAACAAGCAGCCTATTGATCAGCATCACAAATATGCTGACCGCATTATAGAGCAACGTAAGGCTCCTCGAGGAGGCATGGGTATAGGCGGTGGGTTAGTTGGAGCAGCTATTGGTGGTTTACTCGGTCGCCGAGTTGGAGGAGTCTCTGGTGCTGTGATGGGCGCAGTAGCTGGCGCTTTGGTTGGAAAGGGTACAGCTGAGCGTGTTAACCGTACGGTAGATAGTTTAGTAGACGCAGCTAAAAGTGTAGCTGAGACTGTTAACCACAATGTAAACGGTGTAGGAAATGCACTCAAAGATACAGTTGAGGAAGTTAAGCCATCCGTAGTAGGCTTAGTAAAGGCAGTCCAAGATACAGTTGAGGAAGCCAAGCCATCCGTAGTAGGTGTAGTAAAGGCAGTCCAAGATACAGTTGAGGAAGCCAAGCCATCTGTAGTAGGTGTAGTAAAGGCAGTCAAAGATACAGTTGACGAGGTTAATCCATCTGTAGTAGGTGCAGCCAAGAACGTAGCTGAGGCTGTTAACTACAATGTAATCAGTGTAGGAAATGCATTAAAAGATACAATTGACGAGGTTAAGCAATCTGTCATAGGTGTAGAAGAAACCCTCAAAGATACAGATGAGCCAGTCAAGCCATTTGGTAATCACAACCACAACATACACCAAGAGCAGCTGGTGACGGAGCATCCTCTAAGTAATGATGTTATATCAAGTCTGTCTAATTCTCCACAATACGAAGACTCCACCCCGCTTACGGTATCCCTTCCTGCACCACCACCTCCCACTCCCCCGCTAGCGACACACACAGGAGGAGATTTTTTTATCCAGGAGTTGGGGGTGGAGTTTCCTCAGAATAGTAACTCACCAAATGAACCTGATAGTAGTGAACAGGTAGCTCAAGGGTTTAATGATTTACAACAGTCTAAGACTTTTCAAGAAATAGATATAAAAGAGCTTAAGAGTTTTCAAGACATAGATATAAAAGACATTGAGGAAGACAATATTCAACACAAAGAAAAAGAATTTGAGCAGAGTCAATCAGAAAAAAGTCAACAGCTTAGAAAACAAAATATTAAATTAAAGACCGACAAAATCCCAAAAGTTACCGGAATTATTCTAGGAGTATCTATCATAACTTTGATGGGTGTAGCCTTGGGATTTAATCCAAAACAAAATCCGTTAGTCATAAAATCATCAGCATCTTCTCAGAGTCTATCTGCAATACCGGAAACAACACCGGAAACAACACCGGAAAGAAGTCTAAAAACAATGACTGATGGTTGGATTTTTATAGGTAATGTCAATCAAGCCTCCAATTCACTATTGCTTGGAAAGCCTCTCATCAAAAGTTCACAGTCTACTGATTCATCTATTGTTCCATCTGTGGGGTCGATAGTAACTGTCACTGTCAAACCAGGCGTGACGTTAAGGGATAATAAACCACAAGCACCTCGCTTTAGTCATCAAAAACAAAAAGCTTTAGCTATTCTTAAGCCGCAAGAGAAGCTAAAAATTCTTAAAGTAGAATTTGTAACAGATCCCAGTACCACTCAGCCACCAACAAGAGTTTGGGCAAAAGTCCATAAATGTGGTAGTGCTTGCTTGTAA
- a CDS encoding DUF4385 domain-containing protein has translation MSFNYSLDFHNIDFRQHPELYRVGKGEQGVLLVEPYKSEILPYWRFKTPDIARESSVKIYQMFLTYLEQDDFVGADMARKFLQMGYTRSRRYANHKSGRKYKTNPQKEASKEDQIKARKDILPNEVDPVKAESAAIFKEKWIQAKTNEKYLQLLAKHQQM, from the coding sequence ATGTCATTTAATTATTCTCTAGATTTTCACAATATTGATTTTCGCCAACATCCTGAACTCTATCGCGTGGGTAAGGGTGAACAGGGAGTGCTTTTGGTAGAACCATACAAATCAGAAATTCTTCCCTACTGGCGGTTTAAAACTCCGGATATTGCGAGAGAATCTAGTGTAAAAATTTATCAGATGTTTTTGACGTATTTGGAGCAAGACGATTTTGTTGGTGCGGATATGGCGCGGAAGTTTTTACAGATGGGATACACGCGCTCGCGCCGTTATGCAAATCACAAAAGTGGTAGAAAGTACAAAACTAATCCTCAAAAAGAAGCCTCTAAAGAAGACCAGATTAAAGCTAGAAAAGATATTTTACCTAATGAAGTAGACCCAGTTAAAGCTGAATCAGCAGCAATTTTTAAAGAAAAGTGGATACAAGCCAAGACGAATGAAAAATATCTTCAGCTTTTAGCAAAGCATCAACAAATGTAG